The following is a genomic window from Campylobacter lari subsp. lari.
CATACCATTTAATTCATAAGGATCGCCAATTGGCACCTCTGCTGCAAAAACTGAACTAGCTAAAATACTAGCTGCTGCGCCTAAACTTAATAAAGTTTTTTTCATATTTTTTCCCTTTTATTTGAAATTTGCTTTGTTATAAAAATACCCATAATGAGTAAGATTAAAACCATAAACTGAGGTATGATGCTCTCATAATAAGGATAAATTCCAAGCCATAAAATTCCTTCAAAATCAAAAGGAAGTAGGCTTGGTGTAATAAGCTTAGCCTCTATGAGCTCACCAATGCCTTTGCCTGTAAAGACAAAGACCATGTAAAAAATAATGTATGAAGTTATATAGAAAAATTGTTTTACTGGTATTTTCAAAGCACCAGCTTTTAATAAATAATAAAGTATGATAAGTATAATTAATCCGCTAGCTAATCCTATAAATATAAAACTATAATCTGTGCTTGTTTTTGCATCAAACAATAAAGCTTGATAAAAAAGAATAGTTTCAGCACCTTCTCTATATACAGCTAAAAATACACTAAACCATAAGGTTTTTGCTGAATTATTTGATATAGCTTCAACCGCTTGAGTTTTTATGTGATTTGCCCATTTTTTATTTTGCGCATTTGATAAAAGCCAAAAACCCACATAAAATAATAATGCAACAGCCACAAGCATAGTAATGCCTTCTAGCAACTCTCTGCTTTGCCCTGCTTGTTCTTTAAAAATCCATGAAATAAAAAATGCTGTTACAAAACTTAAAAACACACCACTCCAAAGTGCTGAATATACTATATTTAAACGCTTTTTATTGCCACTTTGAACTAGATATGAAACTATAGCCACAATGATAATTAAAGCTTCCAAACCTTCTCTTAAAATAATACCCAAAGCCCATATAAATAAAGACATAGGTGAGGATTCTTGAATTTTATCTAAAGAGCTTTCCACTAAGGCACTAAGCTCATCAAAATTTTGTTTTAATTCTTCTTTGGAAGCACTTGCTTTAATAAGCGCAACGCCTTTTGAAAAATAACTTTCTATTTTCAATTTTAAAGCACTATCAATAGCACCAATTTTACTTTCCATACCACTTGCTTCAAAAATATCCAAATACACATTTTGTAAAGCATCTATACTATTTAAACTAAATCCCTCGTAATTTTGCAAAATATTATTAAGAGCAATTTTCATATCATCATATACTTTAGTATAGTTTTTAGTACTCATAGCACTCTCATCAAAGCCTTTAACTTGAAGTAAAGCTAATTCTTCTTTAGGTAAAGCTAAAAACGCTTCATATAATAAATCTGATATGTTTGAAATTTCATCTCTAATAGTTTTTTCATCTAAAGTATTGGCATTGATTTTTCTTATAATAGTTCTAAGTTTAGTTTGAATTTTTTTATCCACTCCTGCCTTAGTATATCTTGCCACTAAAACTTCTACTTTTGAGTTTCTATAGTCTTCAAACAATGATGATTGAATCAAATCTTTAGCTTTTTGATAATCTTTATTTACAAAAGCTAACGCAGCTTGATCAAGCTTTGAAACCATCGAATCCATTAAAAATTGCAATCTTGCATCCAAAGCCGAAGCTTCTTGTAAAGCTAGCAATGCCTCATCTTTTTGAGTGCTTTGTTCTTGAGCAATCAAACTTTGAGCTGAATTTTGTGAAGTTTGCTCTTTAACATTCTCTCCAAGCAAAGCCGCAAACATCGCTTCAGCTTGTGCTTGGCGCTCTTTTTCTGCTTTTAAAGATGAGTTTTCAGCTGCCTTTTTATCATAATTTACATCACTAGCTTCGGCTTTAAGCTGAAAGCCTTTTTCTAAAACAGGAATGATTTCATCTAAATCAAAATACAAACTACTAATCAAAGCTTCTATTTTAGAAAAATCCTCTTTATCTTTATACAACTTTCTTAAATTAACAAATTTACGCTCCATAACAATGGCTTTTCTACCAACATTACGCCCAATAGAGCCTTCCATGGTTTCAAAATGCTGAAAATATGCATCTTCTGCTTTTTTCTTTGCTTCTAAATTTTTATTTTCTTTATATAAAATCATACTTTCATTTAAAATTTGTTTGATTGCTTGGGCTTCTTTTTGATAATCAATCTCTCTAGCATAAACAATAGTACAAAATAAAAAAATTATCAACAAGCTTATTTTTTTAAACACTATTTTACTCCGAA
Proteins encoded in this region:
- a CDS encoding FTR1 family iron permease → MFKKISLLIIFLFCTIVYAREIDYQKEAQAIKQILNESMILYKENKNLEAKKKAEDAYFQHFETMEGSIGRNVGRKAIVMERKFVNLRKLYKDKEDFSKIEALISSLYFDLDEIIPVLEKGFQLKAEASDVNYDKKAAENSSLKAEKERQAQAEAMFAALLGENVKEQTSQNSAQSLIAQEQSTQKDEALLALQEASALDARLQFLMDSMVSKLDQAALAFVNKDYQKAKDLIQSSLFEDYRNSKVEVLVARYTKAGVDKKIQTKLRTIIRKINANTLDEKTIRDEISNISDLLYEAFLALPKEELALLQVKGFDESAMSTKNYTKVYDDMKIALNNILQNYEGFSLNSIDALQNVYLDIFEASGMESKIGAIDSALKLKIESYFSKGVALIKASASKEELKQNFDELSALVESSLDKIQESSPMSLFIWALGIILREGLEALIIIVAIVSYLVQSGNKKRLNIVYSALWSGVFLSFVTAFFISWIFKEQAGQSRELLEGITMLVAVALLFYVGFWLLSNAQNKKWANHIKTQAVEAISNNSAKTLWFSVFLAVYREGAETILFYQALLFDAKTSTDYSFIFIGLASGLIILIILYYLLKAGALKIPVKQFFYITSYIIFYMVFVFTGKGIGELIEAKLITPSLLPFDFEGILWLGIYPYYESIIPQFMVLILLIMGIFITKQISNKREKI